One Streptosporangium sp. NBC_01495 DNA window includes the following coding sequences:
- a CDS encoding sensor histidine kinase produces MPVPDRLKVAADAGLGAVFAVAVAFQAYQVADSWGAEYWPFGATVAVWVCALALVRRRSPLWTTVAGLTVAALAILVTRLVHLPAEPSPATSLGVAVLVGSAVRTLPVRTACAVAAAGLAVVAGGLLVNPGSAVPVVSGLFWLVALMLGVGLRLLAARHRAVVERVRRAERLELARELHDVVAHHVTSIVLQAQAAQLVTARHPEKAAGSLADIETAGSEALAATRRAVGLLRDAAPAAEGHERLGELIEGFESHGRRAHLRLDAEPSSWPPEVSSTVYRIVREALTNVSRHAPHAREVTVRVTQHERTVTVEVEDDAPRTPARRYRRAGYGLIGMRERLEALGGTLTTGPRPGSGWSVRATIPTGEHR; encoded by the coding sequence GTGCCTGTTCCCGATCGGCTCAAGGTGGCGGCTGACGCCGGGCTCGGCGCCGTGTTCGCGGTGGCCGTGGCCTTCCAGGCGTACCAGGTCGCCGACAGCTGGGGCGCCGAGTACTGGCCGTTCGGCGCGACGGTCGCCGTCTGGGTGTGCGCGCTCGCCCTGGTACGCCGCCGCAGCCCGCTGTGGACCACCGTCGCCGGTCTGACCGTGGCCGCGCTCGCCATCCTCGTCACCCGCCTCGTCCACCTGCCCGCCGAACCCAGCCCCGCCACGTCCCTGGGGGTGGCGGTACTCGTCGGCTCCGCGGTCAGGACGCTGCCCGTCCGCACGGCCTGCGCGGTGGCCGCCGCGGGACTGGCCGTGGTGGCGGGCGGCCTCCTCGTCAATCCCGGCTCGGCCGTGCCGGTGGTGAGCGGTCTGTTCTGGCTCGTCGCCCTGATGCTCGGGGTCGGCCTCCGGCTGCTCGCCGCCCGCCACCGTGCCGTCGTCGAGCGGGTACGACGTGCCGAACGCCTTGAGCTGGCCAGGGAACTGCACGACGTCGTCGCCCACCACGTCACCAGCATCGTGCTCCAGGCCCAGGCCGCCCAGCTCGTCACCGCCAGGCATCCGGAGAAGGCGGCCGGATCCCTCGCCGACATCGAGACCGCGGGCTCGGAGGCCCTGGCCGCCACCCGCCGCGCGGTCGGCCTCCTGCGCGACGCCGCTCCCGCCGCCGAGGGCCACGAACGGCTCGGTGAGCTGATCGAGGGCTTCGAGAGCCACGGCCGCCGGGCGCACCTGCGGCTGGACGCCGAGCCGTCCAGCTGGCCGCCTGAGGTGAGCAGCACCGTGTACCGGATCGTGCGGGAGGCGCTGACCAACGTCTCCCGGCACGCCCCGCACGCCCGCGAGGTCACCGTCCGCGTCACCCAGCACGAGAGGACCGTCACGGTCGAGGTCGAGGACGACGCCCCGCGGACACCCGCCCGCCGCTACCGCCGTGCCGGGTACGGCCTCATCGGAATGCGCGAACGTCTCGAAGCCCTCGGCGGCACCCTGACCACCGGCCCGCGCCCCGGCTCCGGCTGGTCCGTCCGCGCCACCATCCCCACCGGCGAACACCGATGA
- a CDS encoding response regulator transcription factor yields the protein MTIRVLLADDQAMIRASLRIILEDQPDITVVAEASDGVEAIEQARRTRPDVCLVDIQMPRLDGIEVARALAEAPPRVVMVTTFDLDEYVYGALRCGAAGFVLKDAGPSLLVEAVRAAYTGDALISPSITLRLLRHLADRGTRTKARVPAQPLTTRETEIVQAIGRGRTNQEIADQLFISLSTVKGYVSGIMTKLGLRNRVEIVAWAWESGMTNPGYPG from the coding sequence ATGACCATCCGGGTGCTTCTGGCCGACGACCAGGCGATGATCCGGGCCAGCCTGCGGATCATTCTCGAAGACCAGCCCGACATCACCGTGGTCGCCGAGGCGAGCGACGGTGTCGAGGCGATCGAGCAGGCCCGCAGGACGCGCCCGGACGTGTGCCTGGTGGACATCCAGATGCCCCGCCTCGACGGGATCGAGGTCGCCCGCGCGCTGGCCGAGGCCCCGCCCAGGGTGGTCATGGTCACCACGTTCGACCTGGACGAGTACGTCTACGGCGCGCTGCGCTGCGGCGCGGCCGGATTCGTGCTGAAGGACGCGGGTCCCAGCCTGCTGGTCGAGGCCGTACGGGCCGCGTACACGGGGGACGCGCTCATCTCACCGTCCATCACGCTGCGACTGCTGCGCCACCTCGCCGACCGCGGAACCCGGACCAAGGCCCGCGTACCCGCACAGCCCCTGACTACCAGGGAGACCGAGATCGTCCAGGCGATCGGCAGGGGACGCACCAACCAGGAGATCGCCGATCAGCTGTTCATCTCGCTGAGCACGGTCAAGGGGTACGTGTCGGGCATCATGACCAAGCTCGGCCTGCGCAACCGGGTCGAGATCGTGGCCTGGGCCTGGGAGAGCGGCATGACGAATCCGGGATACCCGGGATAA
- a CDS encoding serine/threonine-protein kinase, with product MSSSRYEGWLLAGRYRLVAGLGRGGMATVWRARDEFLGRGVAVKEVVIPDHLAGPEREVLLERTMREARLAARLSHPNIAAVYDVVRADGRLWIVMQLVRSRNLAEVIAEEGPLPAPTIARVGLEVLSALEAAHAAGVMHRDVKPANILLTDDGHAILTDFGLATAVDEDVSLTRTGMVVGTPAYIAPERAGGVASSAESDLWSFGATLYAAAEGRSAFGRGTALATLAAVLTADPEPFRHAGPLAPVITGLLDKDPARRTDVARARRQLGDVAALWERGVDSTAAPFLAAREAPVADRNPTGPTGLSETDGRSTGWRFHEDANRRFAGHLPREDADRRFTDRHPREEAGPTSTRQRVTKRRRLSAGVAVLTVGILTATAVAVTAERRGGGSGPPERVAPSGGVPVTAPQPTRTPETRQVLDEGHLDATPRRGGRADATPAPTAAESSGTGEKEANPNSNRYKTKDKNKGYKPTQRGNGRGNSKNH from the coding sequence ATGTCTTCTTCGCGGTACGAAGGGTGGTTGCTGGCCGGGCGGTACCGTCTCGTGGCCGGGCTGGGCAGAGGCGGCATGGCGACGGTGTGGCGTGCCCGTGACGAGTTCCTCGGACGTGGGGTGGCGGTCAAGGAGGTCGTGATCCCGGATCACCTGGCCGGGCCGGAACGCGAGGTCCTGCTGGAGCGCACCATGCGGGAGGCGCGCCTCGCCGCGCGGCTGAGCCACCCCAACATCGCCGCGGTGTACGACGTGGTGCGGGCCGACGGCCGCCTGTGGATCGTGATGCAGCTCGTACGCTCACGCAACCTCGCCGAGGTGATCGCCGAGGAGGGGCCGCTGCCCGCACCCACCATCGCGCGCGTCGGGCTTGAGGTGCTGTCGGCGCTGGAGGCCGCCCACGCGGCCGGAGTCATGCACCGCGACGTCAAACCCGCCAACATCCTGCTCACCGATGACGGGCACGCGATCCTGACCGACTTCGGGCTGGCCACCGCCGTCGACGAGGATGTGTCCCTCACCAGGACGGGGATGGTGGTGGGCACGCCCGCCTACATCGCCCCCGAGCGCGCCGGCGGCGTCGCGTCGAGTGCGGAGAGCGACCTGTGGTCCTTCGGGGCCACCCTGTACGCCGCCGCGGAGGGCCGCTCCGCGTTCGGGCGCGGCACCGCACTGGCCACCCTCGCCGCCGTACTGACGGCCGACCCCGAACCGTTCCGGCACGCCGGGCCACTGGCGCCCGTCATCACCGGCCTGCTCGACAAGGATCCCGCCCGGCGCACCGACGTCGCCCGTGCCCGGAGACAGCTGGGGGACGTGGCCGCGCTGTGGGAGCGGGGCGTGGACAGCACCGCGGCGCCCTTCCTCGCCGCCCGCGAGGCCCCGGTCGCCGATCGGAATCCCACCGGTCCCACCGGCCTCTCCGAGACCGACGGCCGTTCCACGGGTTGGCGTTTTCACGAAGACGCCAACCGTCGTTTCGCGGGTCATCTCCCTCGTGAGGACGCCGATCGTCGTTTCACGGATCGCCACCCTCGTGAGGAGGCCGGGCCCACCTCGACGCGTCAGCGGGTCACCAAACGTCGGCGCCTGTCAGCCGGTGTCGCGGTTCTGACCGTCGGCATTCTCACCGCCACCGCCGTTGCCGTCACCGCCGAACGGCGAGGTGGCGGGTCGGGCCCACCGGAGCGGGTCGCTCCTTCCGGGGGCGTTCCCGTCACGGCGCCACAGCCCACCCGTACCCCCGAGACGCGGCAGGTGCTCGACGAGGGGCACCTCGACGCCACACCTCGCCGCGGCGGGCGGGCCGATGCCACCCCCGCGCCGACGGCCGCCGAATCCTCCGGGACCGGTGAGAAGGAGGCCAACCCCAACTCCAACAGGTACAAGACCAAGGACAAGAACAAGGGGTACAAGCCGACGCAGCGCGGCAACGGCCGGGGAAACAGTAAGAACCATTAG
- a CDS encoding RNA polymerase sigma factor: protein MSAPPQGSAPPMEVTDACLIEQSWRHPERFGALFDRYFDIIHRYVHMRLGESAADDIAAETFLRAFRGRRSYDVDRPSARAWLYGIASNLVADHRRGEARRYRALARSAESPDVASHDDRVVQRVSAEIMQPRLASGLARLSAGDRDVLMLVACAQLSYEEVADALGIPRGTVGSRLNRARKKLRKIIGPYEEAL, encoded by the coding sequence ATGTCAGCTCCCCCTCAAGGCTCGGCGCCTCCGATGGAGGTCACCGACGCCTGCCTGATCGAGCAATCGTGGCGTCACCCCGAACGGTTCGGCGCCCTCTTCGATCGCTATTTCGACATCATCCACCGCTACGTGCACATGCGCCTGGGCGAGTCGGCCGCGGACGACATCGCCGCGGAGACCTTCCTGCGCGCCTTTCGCGGCCGACGGAGCTATGACGTCGACCGCCCCAGCGCCCGCGCCTGGCTGTACGGCATCGCCTCCAACCTGGTCGCCGATCACCGGCGCGGCGAGGCCCGGAGGTATCGGGCCCTGGCCAGAAGCGCCGAGTCCCCGGACGTCGCGAGTCATGACGACCGCGTGGTCCAACGCGTGTCCGCGGAGATCATGCAGCCGCGACTGGCCTCCGGCCTGGCCCGGCTCTCGGCCGGAGACCGGGATGTTCTGATGCTGGTCGCGTGCGCCCAGCTCAGTTACGAGGAGGTGGCCGACGCCCTCGGCATCCCTCGGGGAACGGTCGGTTCACGTCTCAACCGCGCCCGCAAGAAGCTCCGCAAGATCATCGGTCCCTATGAGGAGGCGCTGTGA
- a CDS encoding CU044_5270 family protein, producing the protein MNDLQTIKAHHDGLPGPAPQVAARAWDRLTAEAEAERAGGAPHEPGPSRPRRLHGLGRGRVALRAVAVAGLAAAVTAGVIVVGGDDGSSPFGARPANAAELLRYAAVVAAGEDPKPRPDQFLYVDRKDVTWTFGFGRGDGRYEYAQDVRREVWVPAADPGKALARSTFGKKHTIRGRSLVPGEVPGTVEYQRAGQCHMDVTRAPSKSAGDLPTDPDLLLTHVREEAEAVVRAEKPAPGEAPASGDQINRRIERTVVMKLILLLENPFTSSQTRAVVFGALSRLPTATMVPELTDPAGRRGLGVSISYQGPDGLEREELVFEPETYKFLGWQSWMKRTGGLGGTGEVMRGGTAIMTVKVVDSMPEVSKDAKTPTYC; encoded by the coding sequence ATGAACGATCTCCAGACGATCAAGGCTCACCACGACGGTCTGCCGGGACCCGCTCCCCAGGTCGCCGCACGGGCGTGGGACCGGCTGACGGCCGAGGCCGAGGCCGAGCGGGCCGGTGGCGCTCCTCACGAGCCGGGTCCGTCGCGTCCTCGCCGCCTACACGGTCTTGGCCGTGGCCGCGTCGCGCTCAGGGCCGTCGCCGTCGCGGGGCTCGCGGCGGCGGTGACCGCGGGCGTGATCGTGGTGGGCGGAGACGACGGCTCGTCCCCGTTCGGGGCCCGACCGGCGAACGCCGCGGAGCTCCTTCGGTATGCGGCCGTGGTGGCGGCGGGAGAGGACCCGAAGCCTCGGCCGGACCAGTTCCTCTATGTCGACCGTAAGGACGTCACGTGGACCTTCGGCTTCGGCCGAGGTGACGGGAGGTACGAGTACGCGCAGGATGTTCGCCGTGAGGTGTGGGTCCCCGCCGCCGACCCCGGCAAGGCCCTGGCGCGCTCCACGTTCGGAAAGAAGCACACGATCAGGGGCCGGAGCCTGGTGCCCGGGGAGGTCCCCGGAACGGTGGAGTACCAGCGTGCCGGTCAGTGTCACATGGACGTTACCCGCGCGCCGTCGAAGAGTGCCGGAGACCTTCCCACCGACCCCGACCTGCTTCTCACGCACGTCCGTGAGGAGGCGGAGGCGGTGGTCCGCGCCGAGAAGCCCGCACCGGGAGAGGCTCCCGCGAGCGGCGACCAGATCAACCGCCGGATCGAGAGGACCGTCGTGATGAAGCTCATCCTCCTGCTTGAGAATCCCTTCACCTCCTCCCAGACTCGCGCCGTGGTCTTCGGCGCCCTGTCGAGGTTGCCCACCGCGACCATGGTCCCCGAGCTCACCGATCCGGCGGGCCGCCGCGGCCTGGGGGTCTCGATCAGCTATCAGGGCCCTGACGGCCTGGAACGAGAGGAACTCGTCTTCGAGCCCGAGACATACAAATTCCTCGGCTGGCAGAGCTGGATGAAAAGGACGGGAGGGCTCGGGGGTACCGGGGAGGTCATGCGCGGCGGCACGGCGATCATGACGGTCAAGGTCGTCGATTCCATGCCGGAGGTTTCCAAGGACGCCAAGACGCCGACGTACTGTTAG
- a CDS encoding DUF397 domain-containing protein yields MDLNRELAEATWVKSTRSGSNGGECVEVAGLSGGRRAVRDSKNTTGLALVFTATEWTAFIDGVKNGEFS; encoded by the coding sequence ATGGATCTGAACCGGGAACTGGCAGAGGCGACGTGGGTCAAGTCCACCCGCTCGGGGAGCAACGGCGGCGAATGCGTCGAGGTCGCCGGACTGTCCGGCGGACGCCGGGCCGTCCGCGACAGCAAGAACACCACCGGCCTCGCACTCGTCTTCACCGCCACCGAGTGGACCGCCTTCATCGACGGCGTCAAGAACGGCGAGTTCAGCTGA
- a CDS encoding helix-turn-helix domain-containing protein encodes MTIPPGISSTVSPKEYFAAEFRRRRKEAGLSQKELADRIGWSVSLVSMVELTHRKAPREMTQQIDKVLKLDGALTNLWDLVSHVGSQLPDWFRPWIEIEREAETLRTWHPLVVTGLLQTRDYAEAILRGEPRITPEQLEEYVTARMERQAILDRANRPMLWAVIDEGVLLRPVGADGVMAAQLRHLAEIGERPDIAIQILPLDARTTSGINGGFVLAHARRGVVNAAYIESAGSGQVTDRPDEVAALTLRYDTIRAEALSQRESLKLIKETTKRWI; translated from the coding sequence ATGACCATCCCCCCGGGCATTAGCTCCACCGTCTCCCCAAAGGAATACTTCGCCGCAGAATTCCGCAGGCGTCGCAAAGAGGCAGGACTCAGTCAAAAGGAACTGGCCGATCGCATCGGATGGTCGGTCAGCCTGGTGAGCATGGTGGAGCTCACCCACCGGAAGGCTCCCCGGGAGATGACCCAGCAGATCGACAAGGTCCTGAAGCTCGACGGCGCCCTGACGAACCTGTGGGATCTCGTCAGCCACGTGGGCAGCCAGCTGCCCGACTGGTTCAGGCCCTGGATCGAGATCGAGCGGGAGGCCGAGACCCTGCGGACCTGGCATCCTCTCGTAGTCACGGGCCTGCTCCAGACCCGCGACTACGCCGAGGCGATCCTGCGGGGTGAGCCCCGCATCACCCCCGAGCAGCTGGAGGAGTACGTCACGGCCAGGATGGAGCGCCAGGCCATCCTCGACCGGGCGAACCGTCCCATGCTCTGGGCGGTCATCGACGAGGGCGTCCTGCTCCGCCCCGTCGGCGCGGACGGCGTGATGGCGGCGCAGCTCCGCCACCTCGCCGAGATCGGCGAGCGCCCCGACATCGCGATCCAGATCCTCCCCCTCGACGCCCGTACGACGTCCGGCATCAACGGGGGCTTCGTCCTCGCGCACGCGCGCAGGGGCGTGGTCAACGCGGCCTACATCGAGTCGGCCGGTTCGGGTCAGGTAACCGATCGCCCCGACGAGGTCGCCGCTCTAACATTGCGGTACGACACGATCCGCGCCGAGGCGCTGTCCCAGCGCGAGTCGTTGAAGCTGATCAAGGAGACGACCAAGAGATGGATCTGA
- a CDS encoding ATP-binding protein: MQPARKLGEIFLRREPESVSSARAMVRDLLGVQHPAYEQVRLAVSEITTNAVEHSTPGPVGDLVMVALKVVNDFIYVEVTDPGSASSKPHLRDGPSPDAEDGRGLFIVDELSSGNWGVRDFGAVGRTVWCAIPAEPATPVEEAAILTVRPE; encoded by the coding sequence ATGCAACCGGCCAGAAAGCTGGGGGAGATCTTCCTGCGGAGAGAACCCGAATCAGTTTCGAGTGCACGCGCGATGGTGCGGGATCTCCTCGGTGTCCAGCACCCCGCCTACGAGCAGGTGCGGCTGGCCGTCTCCGAAATCACCACGAACGCCGTCGAACACTCCACTCCCGGCCCGGTGGGAGACCTGGTCATGGTCGCCCTGAAGGTGGTCAACGACTTCATATACGTGGAGGTCACCGACCCCGGTTCCGCGTCCAGTAAGCCACATCTCCGGGACGGCCCGTCCCCGGACGCGGAGGACGGGCGAGGATTGTTCATCGTCGACGAACTCTCGTCGGGAAACTGGGGCGTCCGCGACTTCGGGGCGGTTGGCCGTACGGTGTGGTGCGCCATTCCGGCCGAACCCGCGACCCCCGTGGAGGAGGCCGCCATTCTCACCGTACGGCCGGAATAG
- a CDS encoding VOC family protein, whose protein sequence is MLGRTNSHYWGVVLDAPDAQELARFYVRLLDWKITKDEPGWVTIAPAEGVTYLGFQTSPDYVRPVWPPADGSQQMMMHLDLEVGDLDGAVAHAVETGATVAAHQPQKDVRVLLDPAGHPFCLYVDG, encoded by the coding sequence ATGCTCGGACGAACGAATTCTCACTACTGGGGTGTGGTGCTCGACGCACCCGACGCGCAGGAGCTCGCGCGGTTCTACGTGCGCCTTCTCGACTGGAAGATCACCAAGGATGAGCCCGGCTGGGTCACGATCGCACCGGCCGAGGGGGTCACCTACCTGGGTTTCCAGACGTCACCGGACTACGTACGCCCGGTCTGGCCGCCCGCCGACGGCTCCCAGCAGATGATGATGCACCTCGACCTTGAGGTCGGCGACCTTGACGGCGCGGTCGCCCACGCGGTCGAGACGGGTGCGACGGTCGCCGCCCACCAGCCGCAGAAGGACGTCCGGGTGCTCCTTGATCCCGCCGGGCACCCGTTCTGCCTCTACGTGGACGGGTGA
- a CDS encoding MOSC and FAD-binding oxidoreductase domain-containing protein has protein sequence MATLLSINVGLPKDVPWHGATVHTGVWKRSVTGPRTVRRLNIDGDGQGDLQGHGGEHRAVLVYQIDSYRYWQEELGRDDFVYGQFGENFTVDGLPDDEVCVGDRYRVGEAVFEVTQPRVTCYRVGLRMNEPRMAALLVSHRRPGFYFRVITEGRVEAGDEIVKVASGPEAMSVAEIDALLYLPGHPRDRLERALRIPALSEGWRASLRALLDRPDDRGAKKGSAGNAGLAPAWPGFRPLRITRIDAESRSVFSLTLEATDPEPLPAALPGQFLTVRLRPESGGPPVIRSYSLSGPPDAGRYRISVKQEPRGVASTYLRTHLRVGDLLEVAAPRGTFTLEEGEAPVLLLSAGIGATPVLAMLHALAAARSTREVWWLYGTRDGTEHPFAAESGGLRALLPNAHEYVCYSRPAPGDRQGVDYGTAGRLSVELLGRLGVPHAADAYLCGPPAFMRDLPPALVASELAPASVHTEVFGAQAALTPGVTPVAARPPHPPLGAPGAGPAVTFARSGLAVSWNPAYESLLELAEACDVPTRWSCRTGVCHTCESGLLSGTIGYSPEPVDAPADGNALICCSQPREDLVLDL, from the coding sequence GTGGCGACGCTCCTGTCGATCAACGTCGGCCTGCCCAAGGACGTTCCTTGGCACGGCGCGACGGTGCACACCGGGGTGTGGAAGCGGTCCGTGACCGGGCCGCGCACGGTACGCCGTCTGAACATCGACGGGGACGGCCAGGGAGACCTTCAGGGGCACGGCGGCGAGCATCGCGCGGTGTTGGTCTACCAGATCGACTCCTACCGGTACTGGCAGGAGGAATTGGGCCGCGATGACTTTGTCTACGGGCAGTTCGGGGAGAACTTCACGGTCGACGGGCTGCCCGACGACGAGGTGTGCGTCGGCGACCGCTACCGCGTCGGGGAGGCGGTGTTCGAGGTCACCCAGCCCCGGGTCACCTGCTACCGGGTAGGCCTGCGGATGAACGAGCCGCGGATGGCGGCCCTGCTGGTGTCCCACCGGCGTCCCGGGTTCTACTTCCGGGTGATCACCGAAGGGCGGGTGGAGGCGGGCGACGAGATCGTCAAGGTCGCCTCCGGCCCGGAGGCGATGTCCGTCGCGGAGATCGACGCCCTGCTCTACCTGCCGGGGCACCCCCGCGACCGGCTGGAGCGGGCGCTGCGCATCCCCGCACTGAGCGAAGGCTGGCGGGCGTCCCTGCGTGCCCTGCTCGACCGGCCTGATGACAGGGGCGCGAAGAAGGGATCGGCGGGGAATGCGGGGCTGGCACCCGCCTGGCCGGGGTTCCGGCCGTTGCGGATCACCCGGATCGACGCCGAGAGCCGCAGCGTGTTCTCGCTGACCCTGGAGGCCACCGACCCGGAGCCGCTGCCCGCCGCCCTGCCAGGCCAGTTCCTCACCGTACGGCTGCGCCCCGAGAGCGGCGGCCCACCGGTCATCCGCAGCTACTCGCTGTCCGGCCCTCCTGACGCCGGTCGCTACCGGATCAGTGTCAAGCAGGAGCCCAGGGGCGTCGCCAGCACCTATCTCCGCACTCACCTGCGTGTCGGCGACCTTCTCGAAGTGGCGGCGCCGCGCGGCACGTTCACCCTGGAAGAAGGCGAGGCTCCGGTCCTGCTGCTCTCGGCGGGCATCGGCGCGACCCCCGTCCTCGCCATGTTGCACGCCCTCGCCGCCGCCCGCTCGACCCGCGAGGTGTGGTGGCTGTACGGCACGCGCGACGGCACGGAACACCCGTTCGCCGCGGAGAGCGGCGGCCTTCGCGCTCTGCTTCCCAACGCGCACGAGTACGTCTGCTACAGCCGCCCCGCGCCCGGCGACCGTCAGGGAGTCGACTACGGCACGGCGGGACGGCTGTCGGTCGAACTGCTCGGCCGCCTCGGCGTCCCGCACGCCGCCGATGCCTACCTTTGCGGTCCTCCCGCCTTCATGCGCGATCTGCCGCCCGCTCTCGTCGCCTCCGAACTCGCCCCCGCGAGCGTCCACACGGAAGTCTTCGGCGCGCAGGCGGCGCTGACGCCGGGAGTGACCCCGGTAGCCGCCCGCCCCCCGCACCCGCCCCTCGGCGCGCCGGGAGCCGGGCCCGCCGTCACGTTCGCGCGCAGCGGCCTCGCCGTCTCCTGGAACCCCGCCTACGAGAGCCTGCTCGAACTCGCGGAGGCGTGCGATGTGCCGACCCGCTGGTCGTGCCGTACCGGGGTCTGCCACACCTGCGAGAGCGGTCTGCTGTCCGGCACGATCGGCTACTCGCCGGAGCCGGTGGACGCTCCCGCCGACGGCAACGCGCTGATCTGCTGCTCGCAACCCCGCGAGGACCTCGTCCTCGACCTCTGA
- a CDS encoding BP74-related protein, with product MRRITPKVASLAAVAMLALTTPAEAQQADTTHHTTNAPDAYFEFTDVTQSTAVLKLTDPAKIQHARDLLSGATTEKPHVVGRILKRPAPYNPLWSFHYNPDTIDFFDYAIEVCDATLPYVEDHLDEAGGPFLPGLVWCPWTSKLVREIPAP from the coding sequence ATGCGACGTATCACCCCCAAAGTCGCCAGCCTCGCAGCGGTCGCGATGCTCGCCCTCACCACCCCCGCCGAGGCCCAGCAGGCCGACACGACCCACCACACCACCAACGCCCCGGACGCCTACTTCGAGTTCACCGACGTCACCCAATCCACCGCCGTCCTCAAACTCACCGACCCCGCCAAGATCCAGCACGCCCGAGACCTGCTGAGCGGCGCCACCACCGAAAAGCCCCACGTCGTCGGCAGGATCCTCAAGCGGCCCGCCCCCTACAACCCCCTGTGGAGCTTCCACTACAACCCCGACACGATCGACTTCTTCGACTACGCCATCGAGGTGTGCGACGCCACCCTCCCCTACGTCGAAGACCACCTCGACGAGGCCGGCGGTCCGTTCCTGCCCGGCCTGGTCTGGTGCCCCTGGACCTCGAAGCTGGTCCGCGAGATCCCCGCACCGTAA